One genomic segment of Desulforamulus reducens MI-1 includes these proteins:
- the ald gene encoding alanine dehydrogenase, whose protein sequence is MLIGVPKEIKNNENRVAMTPAGVQAMVNNGHRVFIEHNAGVGSGIADEAYIKAGAQILDTAKEVFDKSDMIIKVKEPLPAEYDLFKEGQLLFTYLHLAPEPELTAALLNKKVVGIAYETIQLDNGALPLLTPMSEVAGRMSIQIGARYLEKNYGGAGVLLGGVPGVPAAEVVVVGGGIVGTNAAKMAMGLGANVTIVDVNVDRLRYLDDLFGGRIHTVMSNSYNIAEAVRKADLLVGAVLIPGAKAPKLVTEAMVREMKPGSVIVDVAIDQGGSIETIDRVTTHSEPTYEKYGVIHYSVANMPGAVARTSTFALTNVTLPYALQLANKGWLQAIKDNCALAKGVNVVAGKCTFKAVADALNLAYTPLPEAIDAI, encoded by the coding sequence ATGCTAATAGGAGTTCCCAAGGAGATAAAGAATAACGAGAACCGTGTAGCCATGACCCCAGCAGGAGTGCAGGCCATGGTCAATAACGGACATCGGGTTTTTATTGAGCATAACGCTGGTGTGGGCAGTGGAATTGCTGATGAGGCATATATTAAGGCAGGGGCTCAGATTTTGGATACTGCCAAAGAGGTTTTTGACAAATCAGATATGATTATCAAAGTTAAAGAGCCCTTACCTGCAGAATATGATTTATTTAAGGAAGGACAATTGCTCTTTACCTATCTTCATCTTGCCCCTGAACCGGAACTGACAGCAGCCCTTCTTAACAAAAAAGTTGTAGGTATAGCCTATGAAACCATTCAATTAGATAACGGTGCTTTGCCCCTGTTGACACCCATGTCTGAGGTGGCAGGCCGCATGTCTATCCAAATTGGTGCAAGATATTTAGAGAAGAACTACGGTGGTGCAGGCGTTCTGTTAGGTGGCGTACCAGGGGTTCCAGCAGCTGAGGTTGTTGTTGTGGGTGGTGGAATTGTGGGCACCAACGCGGCTAAAATGGCCATGGGTTTAGGCGCCAATGTAACCATTGTTGATGTCAACGTTGATAGGTTACGTTATTTAGATGATTTATTTGGTGGACGTATCCATACAGTTATGTCCAACAGCTACAATATTGCGGAGGCTGTTAGGAAAGCGGACCTACTGGTGGGGGCTGTCTTAATTCCAGGTGCTAAGGCACCCAAATTGGTCACTGAGGCCATGGTAAGAGAGATGAAGCCTGGTTCCGTCATTGTGGATGTGGCCATTGACCAGGGTGGGTCCATCGAGACCATTGACAGGGTGACCACCCATAGTGAACCCACCTACGAAAAGTATGGGGTCATTCATTATTCAGTGGCTAATATGCCCGGGGCTGTGGCACGTACTTCTACCTTTGCTTTAACAAACGTTACCCTTCCCTATGCCCTGCAATTGGCAAACAAGGGATGGCTACAGGCCATTAAAGATAACTGTGCCCTGGCCAAAGGAGTCAATGTAGTTGCCGGCAAATGCACCTTTAAGGCAGTGGCAGATGCCTTAAATTTAGCCTATACTCCACTACCAGAGGCTATCGACGCTATCTAA
- the alr gene encoding alanine racemase codes for MKEPIWAEINLEAIRHNIKEIRKMVGPNREIMAVVKANGYGHGAVPVARVALEAGATRLAVARLSEAQELRRAGLKVPILLLGYISPDQIGDALEYNVTLTVFRFDLAKKIAAIAQGRGQRATVHLKVDTGMGRIGFTPDEEGLAEITAVCALNGLDVEGIYTHFATADEQDKSYTRWQFKRFMLVLNRLEEQGITFSLRHCANSAAIMEFPETYLDLVRPGIILYGLYPSEEVDKGKLLLQPAMTLKARITHVKKVNSGTKISYGCTYTVPQETDIASLPLGYADGYPRLLSSKGQVLVKGKRARVVGRVCMDQCMVDVGHIAEVKVHDEVIIFGGAELPVEEVATWLGTINYEVVCWVGSRVPRVYIG; via the coding sequence ATGAAAGAACCCATCTGGGCAGAGATAAACTTGGAAGCCATCAGACATAATATAAAAGAGATCAGAAAAATGGTTGGCCCCAATCGAGAGATTATGGCTGTGGTGAAAGCCAATGGCTATGGACACGGTGCTGTACCAGTTGCCCGGGTGGCCCTAGAGGCAGGAGCCACACGATTGGCTGTGGCCAGATTGTCCGAGGCCCAGGAACTTCGCAGGGCAGGATTAAAAGTACCAATTTTACTTTTAGGCTATATATCTCCGGATCAAATTGGGGATGCTTTAGAATATAATGTTACCTTAACGGTTTTTAGATTTGATTTGGCAAAAAAAATAGCAGCCATTGCCCAGGGTAGGGGGCAAAGGGCCACGGTTCACCTGAAGGTGGATACCGGCATGGGACGTATCGGATTTACCCCTGACGAAGAGGGTTTGGCTGAAATTACTGCAGTATGTGCATTAAACGGGTTGGATGTTGAGGGGATTTATACCCACTTTGCCACTGCTGATGAACAAGATAAAAGCTATACCCGCTGGCAATTTAAGCGTTTTATGTTGGTATTAAACCGATTGGAGGAACAGGGAATAACCTTTTCGTTGCGTCATTGTGCCAACAGTGCAGCCATTATGGAATTTCCAGAAACGTACCTCGATCTTGTCCGCCCGGGTATTATCCTATATGGTCTTTACCCATCAGAAGAAGTAGATAAAGGCAAACTTCTATTACAACCGGCCATGACATTAAAGGCCAGAATTACCCATGTAAAAAAGGTTAATTCTGGGACTAAAATTAGTTATGGATGCACCTATACTGTTCCGCAGGAAACAGACATTGCTTCTTTGCCTTTGGGGTATGCAGACGGCTATCCACGATTGTTGTCCTCCAAAGGGCAAGTTCTTGTCAAGGGGAAAAGGGCACGGGTAGTTGGCAGGGTATGCATGGATCAATGCATGGTCGATGTAGGGCATATAGCAGAAGTAAAAGTACACGATGAAGTGATCATATTTGGTGGTGCTGAACTGCCGGTTGAAGAAGTGGCCACATGGCTGGGCACTATTAATTATGAAGTTGTTTGCTGGGTAGGGAGCAGGGTACCTCGGGTATATATAGGTTAG
- a CDS encoding P-II family nitrogen regulator: MTKIEAIVRPGKLEDVKDALNKLGIHGMTVSQVIGCGHQKGRKEVYRGAEYSINLLPKVKVELIVKDNWVDKCVEVISEAAHSGEIGDGKIFLYPVTNVIRIRTSEQGEEAI, translated from the coding sequence ATGACTAAAATTGAAGCCATCGTCCGTCCTGGTAAGTTGGAGGATGTTAAAGATGCTCTTAATAAACTTGGCATTCATGGTATGACTGTTTCCCAGGTCATTGGCTGCGGTCACCAAAAGGGGCGAAAAGAGGTCTATCGGGGTGCTGAATATAGCATAAACCTTTTACCCAAGGTTAAGGTTGAACTTATTGTCAAAGACAACTGGGTTGATAAATGCGTTGAGGTTATTAGTGAAGCGGCTCATAGTGGGGAAATTGGTGATGGAAAAATCTTTCTTTATCCTGTAACTAATGTCATTCGCATAAGAACAAGCGAACAGGGAGAGGAGGCTATTTAA
- a CDS encoding P-II family nitrogen regulator, which produces MKKIEAIIRPSKLEEIKKVLDKYGIKGMTVSQVMGCGNQKGRVNVYRGQEYTINLLPKIKVEIILTDLRVEEVVDQIVRTARTGEVGDGKIFIYPVENAIRIRTGDSGSEAL; this is translated from the coding sequence ATGAAAAAAATAGAAGCCATTATCCGTCCCAGTAAACTGGAAGAAATTAAGAAAGTTTTAGATAAATATGGCATTAAAGGAATGACAGTTTCCCAAGTCATGGGTTGTGGAAATCAAAAGGGTAGGGTAAATGTCTACAGGGGGCAGGAGTATACAATTAACCTGCTGCCTAAAATTAAAGTGGAAATAATTCTAACGGATCTAAGGGTTGAAGAAGTAGTAGACCAAATTGTTCGAACCGCCCGGACTGGGGAAGTGGGAGATGGTAAGATATTTATATACCCAGTGGAAAATGCCATAAGAATTCGCACCGGGGATTCCGGTAGCGAGGCTCTTTAA
- a CDS encoding ammonium transporter, with amino-acid sequence MTNRMKTLFMTLFTLLLLPAIAWAGETPATDTGDTTFIIISSAMVMIMTPGLALFYGGMVRKKNVLSTIMLSFIVLCVVSVIWVLYGYSLAFGTDISSVVGGLDYLWLNGVGQEPSGTIPHFIFMAFQMMFAIITVAILSGSIAERMRFQAFLAFIVIWVSIVYSPLCHWVWGGGWLMQLGALDFAGGTVVHISSGVAGLVAALVIGKRKGYGSEPMVPHNLPMTVLGAALLWFGWFGFNAGSALAANGLAASAFAVTHIAAAAGGLSWVLAEWAHHGKPTVLGCVSGAVAGLVAITPAAGFVSAMPAVIIGLVVGPLCYFAVAVVKAKLGYDDALDAFGIHGVGGTWGAIATGLFASKSVNDAGADGLFYGNAAQLSTQLIGVAATIAFAALVTFLILKVISIFTSLRVSEGDEVFGLDTSVHGETAYAYADTFGGSITREVKTSSNLAGSTVKTV; translated from the coding sequence ATGACAAACAGAATGAAAACATTATTTATGACACTGTTCACTCTGTTGCTGCTGCCGGCAATCGCTTGGGCAGGAGAAACTCCCGCCACTGATACAGGGGATACGACTTTTATTATTATTTCTTCTGCAATGGTAATGATTATGACACCAGGACTGGCACTATTTTATGGTGGTATGGTTCGCAAGAAAAACGTACTGAGTACCATAATGCTGAGTTTTATTGTTCTATGCGTTGTTTCTGTTATCTGGGTCTTATATGGTTATTCTTTAGCCTTTGGTACTGATATTAGCAGTGTTGTTGGTGGTTTGGATTACCTTTGGTTAAACGGGGTTGGGCAAGAGCCTAGCGGTACAATACCCCACTTTATTTTCATGGCCTTCCAAATGATGTTTGCCATTATTACAGTAGCTATTTTAAGTGGTTCCATTGCGGAAAGAATGCGTTTTCAGGCCTTCCTAGCTTTTATTGTAATTTGGGTTTCTATTGTATATTCTCCCCTTTGTCACTGGGTTTGGGGTGGTGGCTGGTTAATGCAATTAGGTGCCTTGGACTTTGCCGGTGGTACCGTTGTACACATTAGCTCTGGTGTAGCTGGTTTAGTTGCAGCACTGGTGATTGGCAAAAGAAAGGGTTACGGTAGTGAACCAATGGTTCCCCACAACCTGCCTATGACAGTTCTTGGTGCCGCTCTACTCTGGTTTGGTTGGTTTGGTTTCAATGCGGGCAGTGCCTTAGCTGCCAATGGTTTAGCTGCCAGTGCCTTTGCAGTTACCCATATTGCCGCTGCTGCTGGGGGACTTTCCTGGGTACTGGCTGAATGGGCACACCATGGAAAACCCACTGTCCTGGGCTGTGTATCGGGTGCTGTGGCTGGTCTAGTGGCCATTACTCCCGCTGCTGGTTTTGTAAGTGCTATGCCTGCTGTTATCATCGGTTTAGTGGTTGGTCCTCTGTGCTACTTTGCAGTGGCAGTAGTTAAAGCAAAACTGGGTTATGATGATGCTCTGGATGCCTTTGGTATTCATGGTGTTGGTGGTACTTGGGGAGCCATCGCCACAGGGTTATTTGCCAGCAAGTCTGTTAACGATGCAGGGGCAGATGGGTTATTCTATGGCAATGCTGCCCAATTGAGTACCCAATTGATTGGTGTTGCTGCTACTATTGCTTTTGCTGCTCTGGTTACTTTTTTAATCCTTAAAGTTATCAGTATCTTTACCAGCCTGAGAGTATCTGAGGGTGATGAAGTATTTGGTCTGGACACCAGCGTCCATGGTGAAACTGCCTATGCTTATGCAGATACCTTTGGTGGTTCCATTACCCGTGAAGTAAAGACTTCCTCAAACTTAGCTGGTTCAACGGTTAAAACTGTTTAA
- a CDS encoding ANTAR domain-containing response regulator, which produces MDRRLVIASGDKAELSQLRQMLTRLGYPVVAEATSGMNALKAIRSTMPEVVLLDDYLPALDGMQVAKIITEENLAPVVLMVSQGNKALVERARDVISAFLMRPYLEDQVYAAVEAAASSHKRFLQLQQQLNELQNTLKARKVVEKAKGILMKQRGFTEEQAHKAIQQAAMKKRTNIKAVAEAIITANEMGI; this is translated from the coding sequence ATGGACAGAAGGCTTGTGATAGCTAGCGGTGATAAAGCAGAATTATCTCAGTTAAGGCAAATGCTGACACGCTTGGGTTACCCTGTGGTGGCAGAGGCAACAAGCGGTATGAATGCGCTGAAAGCTATACGATCCACAATGCCGGAAGTTGTTTTACTGGATGATTACCTGCCTGCCCTGGATGGTATGCAGGTAGCGAAAATCATAACCGAAGAGAATTTAGCTCCTGTGGTTTTGATGGTTTCCCAGGGCAATAAGGCCCTGGTGGAAAGGGCCAGGGATGTAATCTCTGCTTTTTTAATGCGACCCTATCTGGAGGACCAGGTTTACGCAGCGGTTGAAGCAGCGGCATCCTCTCATAAGCGTTTTCTCCAATTGCAACAACAACTTAACGAATTGCAAAATACTTTAAAGGCTAGAAAAGTTGTCGAAAAGGCCAAGGGTATTCTGATGAAGCAAAGGGGTTTTACCGAGGAACAAGCCCATAAAGCCATTCAGCAGGCTGCCATGAAGAAGAGAACAAACATAAAAGCGGTGGCCGAAGCAATTATAACAGCCAATGAAATGGGTATTTAA